ACCAAAGATATACTAGCATTGAAGTTTGAGATGCATTTTCAAAAGcatgtacatttatttttacagtttatttatttatttaggtagTTAATTGCCCACTCCTGCTTTATGCTGTTTTAGATTATAAAATTTTACCCATGTGCCATGTAAACGCCCTGAACTAACCACTATAAATTTAGGTCTCTTAAAGCCCATTTGAATGCTTGAGTAATATAAAAATTCCACACTGTCcagaattgtttttattttattcttattttttacattgtaaTGCTGGGCATTTTAACACTGGACTCTATGAGGACTTACTCCAGCAGAgaagtggccattagaggaagTTTCAGATTTTTCACTCCCacactggcttcatttttcagccctggAGGTCGTCCCTTGGCTGAAGCTACAGCCAGCATGCCATTAGCAAAGCTTAGCATAATGACTACAACCAGGGTGAAACAGCTAACCTGCTTCTATCCAAATGGAACAAAATCAATCTAAACCACCAGCctgaactcacaaaataccacTGTATATCTTGATTGTTTTAGACATACAAAGAAATAAGGCACTTTACATTTACACTTTACTTTTTGGTTGGGAACCATTGGGGAGACACAGCTCCTAGCTGATAAGGAATCAAATGCCCAACTGAAATTGTTGTATTTATACTTTGAAAGCAGTAATCTAAAAATACATGGGTGTTACTGAGAAAATGTGAATGTTCAGCATGTTAAATAATGCAACACAaagatcatttaaaaatcaCCCTATTATAGGGCATTTTCTGTGCTTTCCTAAGTCATCTCCTCACTAGCATCCTTTCCAGTGGCAACACAGCTAGATGCTCCATTTTAGATAAGACACAATTATTGTAGCACATCACACGCACTATCGCTATCACCTAAAATCTCAAACCTCACCACAGAATGCAGTCCAGATACCACATCCCCGTGCCCTTGGTATTTAATGACATTTCTCTCTGTCCACGGAGATAGAGGGGATCCATCAGAGTGaatgttttctgtattttttaagCTGGGCTCTGCTATAGATTTGgggcactgttttttttttattatttaaaaaaaaagggggggggggggaacctaCCAAAAAATGTTGTTATGACAACCACACCTTTTTGGACACATTACctgttttcatttgttgtgCAAACATAACAGATACGAGGGGGGGGGGAATTTATTTTCAGGGCACATTTCCTTTATTCTGTGAATCTCCTCCTATAAACACAGTCAATTTCAGCCCGGCTCTCAGGCCATTATGATTCACAGAGGCCGAGCATGAAATTAGTTTCTTTTTTGACAGACACATCTTGACTGACAGCTCAACAAATGAGAAATCATTTACTGTGAACAGAGCAGACGCCTGCTTTTGGCAGAAATGCTGAGGCGAGTGCAcgactgcgtgtgtgtgtgtgcacacgagCTTGAAAGTACATTTTATGTAAGGTTCTCACTGGCATCAAAACCACAATAGCAGGTCAGGGAACAAAAAAGACACTTTACAATACAATTCTTTACATAGCTGTAGTTTAACGTTGTGTGAGAGGACAACAAAGATGCCATCGTCACAATTTCTGTGCTGACAGAAGGATATTTAGAAGATAattagaaaaactgaaaaggtGACAGCAGAAAAAATGCAGgaattattaaaatatattttaataatagaTAATTAGCTACAAACCAACAAAGTCACCTGCTAGCCAGTGCCCTCAAAATATTTACCTGATAAAGGATgcattttattataattatacaCCTATTCTGGCTTCACTTGTTGTTTTTACATCCTGAAATGATCTTACCCCACCTTACCTCTGAGCTGCTTTACCCCTGCAATACTGTCTGAGTTACCTTTGCATGCTAGACAGTCCCCTACATTGTCCAtttaaaaaagtcattttaaaactcAATTATACTGATTTGGCCTTTGACCCAGCATGAGATATTGTTCTGACTTGCGTTTATTGCattgtagttgtttttattGGTGCTTTTACTTACCATTGTTTTCAGTGTATTTGTTGATTTTTGTGTACAGCACTTTTTGTTAATCTCCTGtaactgtttttaaagtgcttcatGAAGAAAGTTGGTATGGTACAGCTGAATTGGTAGACTGCTATTGTTCACTTGATTGAGCAGGTAACCCAAATGCTGAATGGGCTGGTTCAAATGTGTCCTGGACcatttcctgtgtgtcattccTCCTCACTCTCCCCCGATTTTCCTTTCTACTGtcctatcaaaataaaagcttcgaATTCAAGAATCAAAACTCtacagctaaaaaaacaaaaacaaaaaatctgtgtTGTGCTCAGCTGACAGCAACTGAACACAACATTTCAGTCAATGCTTTAGTACATATTGGCTCTAGACTATGACAGTACTTTTTtgggataaaataaaaataacaaaaaaatttattttatcagaTATTATAGTGTCATATGTTCTGACCTGCTTGTTCCATTTACTGCATCTATATTTTGCTAATAGTTTTAAAACCTCAAAGAGCACTAGGCACCCCCTGTTAAAGGGCAGAAATCATAACAACAAAGTGAACTGCAGCATTAACCCAAAGCTTTGAAGTAGCTGTGGAGTAAAGAGGTGAACACAGCTAAAGCAGACCAATACTGTGCCCTTCCTCTGCAGGACAGACTTTTCCTCACTTTGCCATTAATGGCTTTTTGCATGGCcgatatatatactgtataataTGCAGACAAATGCAGACAATGGCAAATTTCTTCACCTTGTGAACAGCAGGTGAGAGTTCATCCTTTCCTTCATGTAAACTTAGTAGCTCTGCAAGAAATATTACGTTAATATTGAATCGATTTTAACAATAGTTCTTTAATTCTGATTGTTTAAAGAtagtttagcttttttttaagtgcaatgctgccatctagtgTTCAGAAATCTTTACTATGCCATGTCTGTGGTGAAGTTTTTACAGGTGTATTTTTTAGACTTctaatcatttttaaaactctCTTTGCATTGCAAAATGTGGCCCATGAGGaggtttttatatttgttttgaaaAAGTATACTGCATAtgcttttttaaaaccttattcCAAAGTGTCAtgtcctcctggtgggacatggctaggacacctcacccaggaggcatccttgtcagatgcccaaaacCCTCTCAACTACTtgggatgtggaggagcagcagctccacTCTGAGCCCCTACCGGTTGTCCAAACCCCTCAACCTAtttctaagggagaggccagccagcCTTCTGAGAAAGCGCCTTTCTGTTGCTTGTAtctgcgatctcgttcttttggtcactacccaaagCTCGTGACCATTggtgagggtagggatgtagattgaccggtaaattgagagcttcacttttacgctcagctctctcttcaccacgatggACAAGTACAgcatctgcatcactgcagatgCTGTACCAATCTGTCTGTCAATCTCCTCCTCCCTTCTCCCctcactcatgaacaagaccTAGATACTTAAACTCTTCCACTTGGGTCAGTAACTGGTCTctgacccagagtgggcactccactcCACTCAAGGACATTGACAGAGTGGTTGCgaagccactcctttgttatcTTGGCTGCTTGCTTAGGGTCAGTGTCATGTAGGAAGTTGAACAATCACCCTAGTTCAAGGTCCAGTCTGTGTGGCAGGTTATCATCAAGGATGTCTTTGTGCATTGCTGCATTTATCTTTCCCTCAACTCTGACTCATCTACCGCTTCCTGCTGGTGAAGAACATCCCACAAGATGATGCTTCCACCACCCCGCTTCACTGTAGGGAAAGTATTGGCCAATGGATGAGCTGTGCCTGGTTTCTTCCAGACATGACGCTTGGGATTCAGGTCAAAGAGTTCAATCTTTGTTTCAACCGACCAGAGAATGTTGTTTCTCATGGTCTGAGAGTCCTTCAGCTGCCATTTGGCAAACCCCAGGTGTGCTCTTTCATCTCACTAGTTTACCATACAGGCCTGATTGGTGGAGTGCTTCAGAACTGGTTGTACTTCTGGAAGGTCCTCCTGTCTTCACAGAGCAACACTGGAGCTCTGTTGTTGATCACCTCCCTGATCCCTTCTACCTCAGTCACTCAGATGTAGGAAGAGtcctgtttgttttaaacttcttcGATTTACAGATGATGGAGGCATTTGTGGTCTTTGGAACCTTCAATGCTGCACAGGTTTTTCTGTACCCTTTCCCACTGAATCTGTTCCTTGATACAATCCTGTCTTGGAGGTCTACTGACAATTCCTTGGACTTCATGTCTTGGGTTGTGCTCTGATATCCACTGTTTGCTATGGGAGGTCATATAGACAGGTATAGGCCTTTCCAAACTATGTCAAACCAACtttctttttaatacatttgcaaGGATCtcagtcaaacttttttttcactttgttaTTATGGTATATATTTTGTGTAGGAGTTTTGAGATAAAATAATACATTCTTATTCCAAAAATGgaataaatgtaacaaaaattAAGGCaaatgtggaacaagtgaagcGCTGCGAATACTTTTCACTGTAACTCCAGCACAATCGATCCATTTTATTAACCACTTGTGCTATTCAGGTCACACGGCACAAAGtattgggagaaaaaaaacaaaaaacaacaacttactGGCCGGTCTGTATTTTGGGGGTGGGGGAGAAGTACACTCCAAAACAACTCAAAACAAAGTGAATCTtgtatgttatttatttcatttcagatTTACAAgttatttcacatttctttaaaaaaaaaaaaaaaaaaaggctagcAACTCTCCGGTGTTACAGTTAGCAATAAAACAATGCAAGAAAACAACTGCATTTATGGTACAGCCTCTTCAGAAGTGTAGCCTCTCCAATCACGACCACCCTCAGCAAGCAAAGTCTTGAGCTTTTATTATAACAGTCTCACCCAACTCCCTATTAAGAATAACCAAAGCCACCTCTACACCTGGCATTACAATGTGATCTGCAACTAGATAATTTAATGATGGGAAAGTATAAGGAATGCAGGTGTAATTTTATGCACTGTGATTGGTATGTAATCAGACAATCCAGGGCACATTTAGAGGTGCTTGGCTTGCACTCTGATTAGATCTGTTAGTGTAAATGCAGTTAGAGCAGCCTAACAACATTAAGTTAAACAAAATCATCTACCCTTCAAGTTCTGCCTCTTCCTGCTCACATCATTAAACTGAAATGTTAAGCAGAACCTTCAAAGTCTTCTATCTCCTCTTTCCAGAAATAGATAATATTAATTTCTGGACACAAAGATGGCCAACTTGCAAAGATAAAAGATCCATCTTTAACTTGGGAACTAACCAACCAACCTGCATATAGAGACAACGTCAGGACACGGTCAGATGATTTTATACAAGGGCTAACTGCTAACTCCAAAATGTCACCTGTCACTATCAAGATAACTTACACATGCTAATGTCAGGTGCTTATGCTGCATTACGACAAAAAGATTAAATCGCTCTACCATTTGTAATTTAAGGATTAATATTTTTGggtactttttttccccccactgaaTATAGGCAAATGACAGGAGTAGAAAACGTGTgtgcatatataaatatacatattctacacacacacacaaacacacgcgcgcacacacacactccaacaaTTCCAACAACCTCAGCATCATGCTTCAAAATCATTTATAACAGCATTCGATCATCAGAGAGATGCTAAAGATCAACAGGGAGGCGGACAGACACAGAAGGGAAAGACAGAGAAGAAGTAGTGAGGGATCTTGGGAATTCCCTCTAGCTTATGATTTGCTTTACAAAAGTTCCTTTAATCAAACGGGATGCAGATAATCTCATCTGTAATCTCAGTGTGGAAGTGGCGAGTGGTTCTGCCCTCTCCTGCCTCTCTGGCTTTTTGCTACATGCTGTCCTTAAAATGATGTTCAGGGCTCGTTCACCAAGTTCGTTTTTTCTTGCTTCTTAGTTGCCGCCGCAGCaccggctgctgctgctgccctgAGGGTTAGTTTGTTCTAGATCTACTCCTGTCCTTGTCCGCCCACCTTGTCCAGCTGTACCCTGGGGCTCGCTCTTCGGTAGCTTCTTCGCTACAGGGACAGGGGAACagatatttcaaaataaagctacGAAACACCAAAACAGCACCAAAAGGTGACAATAAAACAAtacaggtttgtttttttaatctatcaCATATGTTAGGTTAATTTGTGATTCCAAACTGGTCAACTGGAATATGTGACTAAATGCATTACTTACCTATAGCCATGAAAATTTCATTGACATTCATAGCGGTCTTGGCTGAGGTCTCCATAAAAAGCAGACTGTTGTCATCGGCATAGGCTTGTGCCTCCTGAGAACACGATTTAGATATAAAAGTTAATcaacaaattcaaatgaaacCTCTAAATATCAGATTTTTTGCTTATATTAAGTCCTCTATATGCATCTTTATACCTGAAACTCGACAGCTCTTTTGTTTGCGATGTCCGCTTTGTTGCCAGCCAGAGCGATCACTATGTTGGGACTGGCCTGCCTTTGAAGCTCCTTCACCCAATTTTTCGCACGATCAAAAGTGTCCTGAAAAACCAACAAACTTAATTTGCATTTCCCCAAAGTATTTAGCACTACAGCTATCTTTAATGTTGGtcaaacatgttttctttttttaaatttcatactAGCATAGCTGATGTGACCTCAAAAAGCCCACAAgcccatgaacacacacacacacgcatatgtTTAAAATTAACTTACACTGAGTCAAAGCACACCCTCTGTCATGTatgtaaaaataatcttaaatattaggtaaatacaactgcaggtgagaaacaacACACAACATGTTACACcgtgttattatttatttaactaaaatgcagaagcagtgtgtaaAAAAATTAAGCACACCTCATCTTCTCTATGAtgttatcagtctctcacatcactgtggaggaattctggCCCAGTCTATATTGCTTTGCATATGCAATGCTTTTTAAGCCCCTACCACAACATACAATGAGGTTGAGGTCctgactttgactgggccatcgAGGCATCtgagttcttttctttttccagacaTCATTATTATAGATCTGCTGTTGTGCTGGGAATCATTGTCCTGTTCCATGACCCAATTTTAGCTATTTTTTTAACTGTCAGAAAGATGGCCTCACATAGGACTCTAgaacaggggtccccaatcccagtccacgagggacggtgtccctgcaggttttagatctcaccctgggtcaacacacctgaatcacatgattagttcattatcaGGTCTctagagaacttcaagacatgttgagaaggtaatttatccatttaaatcagctgtggtggatcaaggacacacctaaaacctgcaggaacgccggccctcgtggactgggattggggacccctgctctaGAATAATTTGGTATACTGATGAGATCATAGTTGAATAAAGAACCGCAAGGTGTCCAGCTCCTGTAGCCGCCAAAAGCCCAAATCACCCCTGTGCTCTCACTTGGTATGAGACGTTtctgctgatatgctgtgtttggttttcacaaaagtggtgctgtgcattatggacaagcatctccactttggttttATCTattcaaaggacattgttccacacatcttgtggtttgttcagtgCATTTGCTGGAAGATTACAAACTGTGTTTAATGTTTTCCACATGTGAATATTAGTTTTACTGAgaataataaatgtaatttgTTTGGAAATGACATTATGACCCTTTAAAATCATCGCTGATGTCTTTCCTCCTTGGCATTGTAAACACACACccgaatgctccagaccagaaAATTGAAAAGCACCTGCTTTTACAGACGTGCTCACACTTACTAATGATCAACTAAAGTGCCGCTATTTAcactcttaattcctatggaaacAGTGAggatgtacttagtttttcacacattGCTTTTTCATTTTGGCTTAGTTTTAGTTAAATGAATGTATCATGTTTTGCTATTTATCTGAGGTTGTATCTAAATCATAGTTACAGGTTAAttgcaaaaaaccaaacaaaaataaGTGAGGATCTTGAATCCTTcagtaaaagccaaaacacacCTTAACAATTGTAACTGTTTTTTcagtgattttttaaaaatgatcacTGATTATCAGCATATTTTGCATTCTTCCACTTTTGGGagcaacaaaacaatgaaacaaatgaATTAAACAAAGCAGTATCTGCAAGCATCATACAGTATGTCACGAAACTGAGTACACCCCTCACATTTTTGCCATTATTACCTAAACCACTGGCAACAAAAATGAGTAAACCCCTAAGTGAAAATGTCCAAACTGTGCCCAAAGTGTCAAGATAGATTTTGTGTGGCACTAACACTGCCTTAACTCTATTGAGCGTGGAGTTCACTAGAGCTTCACAGGTTGCCATGGAAATCCTCTTCCACTCCTTCATAATGACATCATGGAGCAGGTGGATGTTAGAGACCTTGCGCTCCTCCACTTTCCATTAGAGGATGCCCCACAGATGCTCAATAGGGTTTAAGTCTGGAGACATGCTAGGTCTGTCAAGCAGCTTTACCCTCAGTttttggaggtgtgtttgggtttGTTATCATGTTGGAATCCTGCCCTGTGGGATAGTTTCTGAAGGGAGGGGATCATGCTCTGCTTCAGTATGTCACAGTACATGTTGGCATTCAGGGTTCCCTCAATTATGCGTTCCTCAGTGCCAGCAGCACTGATACAGCCCCAAACAATGACACTCCCACCACCATCCACCATGCTTGACTGTAGGCAAGACAAACTTGTCTTTGTACTCCTCACCTGGTTGCTGCCACACACCCTTGACACAATCTGAACCAAATAACTTAATCTTGGTCTTATCCTTGTCCTTAGTCTGCTTGTCTTCAGCAAACTGTTTGCCGACTTTCTTATGCATTAtctttagaagaagaagaagcttccttctgtgaggacatccatttgatgcagtgtgaggCGTATGGTCTAAGCACTGACAGGCCTTAATGCCTTCAACTTCTCCAGCAATTCTGGCAGCACTCGTACATCTATTTTCAAAAGACCACTGGGTATGACGTTGAGCATGTGCACTCAACTTCTTTGATCAACCATGGCGAGGTTTGTTATGAGTGGAACCTGTCCTGTTAAACTGATGTATGGTCTTGGCCACCGTGCTGCAGCTCAGTTTCAGGGTGTTGgcaattagagcagggcgatatggccaaaaatatttatcacgatatatatttgaaaatttgcgataacgatataaccgacgatataattgatgcgagacaaaatacaactccacaacattactagcgcaaaaagacaaccttccatttattttcacttaaacaagaagctggtttttatgtacattaaagctttataaaaatgtaacagtgcaaatgcaaattccttgctgaaagtttaaccaaaaggcatttccagtagaaatgggctgacacatcctgagcataaccatgtataatatccactgaagttaaaaagaggtgctttgcaacattaaactgcagtgtgcagtacgcatttttcggaccataaggtgcacgggattataaggcacattaagcgaaacaaagcagtcagataaatcaaactttattaaactcattcttcttgcttcctccacttctgtaccattgattcattaatgttgaattctctggcagctgctctattcccatgttgttgcagtatattaatgactaacctcgtattgtggatggattatctcagttgttctcctgactgaagtttggtccgtttacagcatcctgccatgcgattgcatttgtctctaaccatgaagaaccttcacgttaacttttataagtggaaaagtgttagtgttcgtcctccagcttcactgtttatgttatgctaacatagctgtgtcgctagcgatcacgtagcacatcattatataccagctagcccaacttcagtaaccctacaaacgtcactgctgtttagtttcctgtcttcatttatgttggaagtgatagcagagctgtacgtttgatttttttcagaaatctctcagtcagaacatgcaatatcatgcttaggtaactagcgaaactagcgagctaacttccgctagcttcctgctaacttctaactccgttaaatgtaataacttttgttttcatggatgcctggaagttaaactttatagttacacctcgtaaagcagcaatgctgatcgttttattaaagatgaaagaatttagacagtttttaactctaagtgatgctgcagtgttgtttgacctgaagattacggagtttaggacccagattactcccagatttaagagcatcttagtccgacaaatacgacaataacgacggcccgcttgcatgttctgcaaaaaatgtgctttgttgtgtatctgacggacaaacaccaaaccagttccacatcacggaagttgcaccatttttacaaaccaatt
Above is a genomic segment from Maylandia zebra isolate NMK-2024a linkage group LG8, Mzebra_GT3a, whole genome shotgun sequence containing:
- the LOC101465912 gene encoding ras-related protein Rab-5C produces the protein MAGRGGGGANRPNGAAAANKICQFKLVLLGESAVGKSSLVLRFVKGQFHEFQESTIGAAFLTQTVCLDDTTVKFEIWDTAGQERYHSLAPMYYRGAQAAIVVYDITNTDTFDRAKNWVKELQRQASPNIVIALAGNKADIANKRAVEFQEAQAYADDNSLLFMETSAKTAMNVNEIFMAIAKKLPKSEPQGTAGQGGRTRTGVDLEQTNPQGSSSSRCCGGN